The Corynebacterium minutissimum genome includes the window ATGATCTTGCTGGCACTGGGCGTGCTCGTGCCCTAGCATTCCTCCCAAGGCACGGTGTGATGGCCGCGGTCGTGTCATCAGAGTGGGGCGCGCGTTAGGATTGTGGGCATGCAATCTTGGCCTACACCGCACGTCGACTCTGTCCCAGGCACTCCCGTCCCGCTTCACCTTTATGATTCGGCCGATGAGGTTGTCTCAAAGGTAGATATCAACGGTGATACCGCCAGCATGTATGTCTGTGGCATCACTCCGTACGACTCCACTCACTTAGGTCATGCGGCAACATACCTCACCTTCGACCTGATTTATCGCCAGCTGCTGGACAACGGCTATAAGGTCAACTACGCGCAGAACATCACTGACGTCGACGACCCACTTTTTGAGAGGGCTGAGCGCGACGGCGTGGACTGGCGCGAGCTGGGCACGTCCCAAATTAATCTCTTCCGCTCCGATATGGAGCTACTATCCGTGATTCCACCGCAGCATTTTATCGGTGCGATGGAAGCTATTGATGAGATTACGGTGATGGTGCAGAAGCTTCTCGACGTCGACGCGGCCTACACCGTCGATGATTCGGAATATCCCGATGTCTACGCGTCGATCGAGGCCACGGATAACTTTGGCTATGAGTCGAACTATTCCCGTGAGCAGATGGAGACGTTCTTTGCTGAGCGTGGCGGTGACCCAGATCGCCCTGGAAAGCGTGATCCCCTCGATGCTCTGATTTGGCGCGCACACCGTGAAGGTGAACCCGCCTGGGACTCTCCCTTCGGTCCTGGCCGCCCGGGTTGGCACATTGAGTGCTCGGCTATTGCCACCAACCGCCTCGGCTCCACCTTCACGATTCAGGGCGGCGGCTCTGATTTGAAGTTCCCGCATCATGAGTTCTCTGCAGCCCATGCAGAAGCTGCGCTCCAGGTCGAACGCATGGCACAGTTCTACGTCCACTCCGGCATGATTGGACTTGAGGGAACGAAGATGTCGAAGTCTTTGGGAAACCTCGTCTTCGTGCACAAGCTGGTCGAGGCTGGCGTGGACCCCTCAGCGATCCGTCTTAGTGTCTATGCCGGCCACTACCGCGGTGACCGTGATTGGTCTGATGACGTGCTGGCTGCCGCTCAGGAGCGTTTGTCGCACTGGCGTGCTGCCGCAAAGAGCCCCGGCTCCGTGGAGTCCGTGCAGACGGTAATCCAGGATGTGCGAGCAGCTTTGGCGAACGATCTCGACACCCCACGAGCGCTTGAAACCCTTGACGCCTGGGCAGCTGAGGCAATCAATGAAAGAGCTGATACCAGCGAACAGAGCACTGCAGACGCTGCCTCACTTATCCGCACAGCAGTTAATTCTCTGTTGGGCGTGCGCCTCTAGAGATCTTCAGGCATTATCTAGCTCATGAGCATTCGCGCAGAATTCCAGCCCACCGTTGATGAGTTCATTTCTAACCTTCAATCCTTCGCCACCGGCGATTACCT containing:
- the mshC gene encoding cysteine--1-D-myo-inosityl 2-amino-2-deoxy-alpha-D-glucopyranoside ligase, which produces MQSWPTPHVDSVPGTPVPLHLYDSADEVVSKVDINGDTASMYVCGITPYDSTHLGHAATYLTFDLIYRQLLDNGYKVNYAQNITDVDDPLFERAERDGVDWRELGTSQINLFRSDMELLSVIPPQHFIGAMEAIDEITVMVQKLLDVDAAYTVDDSEYPDVYASIEATDNFGYESNYSREQMETFFAERGGDPDRPGKRDPLDALIWRAHREGEPAWDSPFGPGRPGWHIECSAIATNRLGSTFTIQGGGSDLKFPHHEFSAAHAEAALQVERMAQFYVHSGMIGLEGTKMSKSLGNLVFVHKLVEAGVDPSAIRLSVYAGHYRGDRDWSDDVLAAAQERLSHWRAAAKSPGSVESVQTVIQDVRAALANDLDTPRALETLDAWAAEAINERADTSEQSTADAASLIRTAVNSLLGVRL